A single window of Micrococcaceae bacterium Sec5.1 DNA harbors:
- a CDS encoding PhoH family protein, with amino-acid sequence MAISEQLPTMVSDGESAATSRAKRVSSGERTASSAVGRSYVIDTSVLLSDPHALLRFAEHEVIVPIVVISELEGKRHDPELGYFARKALRLLDDLRIEHGGLDHAIPIGADGGMLRVEMNHISTEVLPAGFRGGDNDSRILAVAKNLANEGHNVTVVSKDLPMRVKASAMGLHADEYRNELVKDSGWTGIAEVEASEDEITTLYGHEPVFIPAAAELPVNTGLVLLSNRGSALGRVGADKQVRLVKGDRDVFGLHGRSAEQRLAIDLLMDPAVGIVSIGGRAGTGKSALALCAGLEAVLERREHRKVIVFRPLYAVGGQELGYLPGSEAEKMNPWAQAVFDTLGALVSQEVVEEVMDRGMLEVMPLTHIRGRSLHDAFVIVDEAQSLEKNVLLTVMSRIGQNSKIVLTHDVAQRDNLRVGRHDGVAAVVETLKGHPLFGHITLTRSERSPIAALVTELLEGAEI; translated from the coding sequence GTGGCTATTTCTGAGCAACTGCCCACAATGGTTTCTGACGGGGAAAGTGCAGCTACCTCTCGCGCCAAACGGGTTTCATCGGGGGAACGGACAGCATCGTCTGCAGTGGGCCGCAGCTATGTGATCGATACATCCGTCTTGCTCTCAGACCCGCACGCACTGCTGCGCTTCGCTGAGCACGAAGTCATCGTTCCGATCGTGGTCATCAGCGAACTCGAAGGCAAACGCCACGATCCCGAACTAGGGTACTTTGCCCGCAAAGCCCTGCGGCTCCTGGATGACCTCCGAATCGAACACGGTGGACTGGACCACGCGATACCCATTGGTGCCGACGGAGGCATGCTCCGGGTAGAGATGAACCATATTTCCACAGAGGTCCTGCCCGCAGGCTTCCGTGGCGGCGACAACGACAGCCGCATTCTGGCCGTAGCCAAGAACCTGGCAAACGAGGGCCACAACGTCACCGTGGTGTCCAAGGACCTTCCCATGCGCGTCAAAGCCTCTGCCATGGGACTGCACGCCGATGAATACCGCAACGAACTCGTCAAGGATTCAGGCTGGACCGGCATAGCCGAAGTGGAAGCCAGCGAAGACGAGATCACGACTCTGTATGGCCATGAGCCCGTTTTCATCCCCGCCGCAGCGGAACTTCCCGTGAACACCGGGCTTGTCCTCTTGTCCAACCGCGGCTCGGCGCTCGGCCGCGTAGGGGCGGACAAGCAGGTCCGCCTCGTCAAGGGTGACCGTGACGTCTTCGGACTCCATGGCCGTTCGGCGGAACAACGGCTGGCCATCGATCTCCTCATGGATCCCGCAGTGGGCATTGTCTCCATCGGCGGGCGCGCTGGCACGGGCAAATCCGCACTGGCACTCTGTGCGGGCCTCGAGGCCGTCCTGGAGCGTCGCGAACACCGCAAGGTCATCGTCTTCCGTCCCCTCTACGCCGTAGGCGGCCAGGAACTGGGATACCTCCCCGGGTCTGAAGCGGAAAAGATGAACCCTTGGGCTCAAGCCGTTTTCGACACACTCGGCGCGTTGGTCAGCCAGGAAGTCGTGGAAGAAGTCATGGACCGCGGCATGCTCGAAGTCATGCCGCTCACCCACATCCGTGGACGCTCACTGCACGACGCCTTTGTCATCGTGGACGAGGCACAGTCCCTGGAGAAGAACGTCCTCCTGACCGTGATGAGCCGCATCGGCCAGAACTCCAAGATCGTGCTCACCCACGACGTCGCCCAGCGCGACAACCTCCGTGTTGGTCGGCACGACGGCGTGGCCGCCGTCGTCGAAACCCTCAAAGGTCATCCACTGTTTGGCCACATCACCCTCACCAGGTCCGAGCGGTCGCCGATTGCGGCCTTGGTGACGGAGCTGCTCGAAGGGGCCGAAATCTAA
- a CDS encoding NUDIX domain-containing protein, translating to MGAPEFILKLREKIGNDPLWLPAVRGVVFDDDGRVLLCQRADNHHWTVITGILEPGEHPAPGLVREIFEETAVVAETERIIAVGVVGPVTFPNGDICDFLDITFRCRYVSGDAQVNDDESIDVGWFGLDELPDMSEGNLQAIRLATEPEGPVAYQVED from the coding sequence ATGGGCGCACCGGAATTTATCCTCAAGCTTCGGGAGAAGATCGGGAATGACCCGCTCTGGTTGCCGGCGGTCAGGGGAGTGGTTTTCGACGACGATGGCCGGGTGCTGCTCTGCCAAAGGGCCGACAATCACCACTGGACGGTGATCACGGGCATCCTTGAGCCAGGCGAGCATCCGGCTCCCGGGCTGGTCAGGGAAATTTTCGAGGAAACTGCGGTTGTGGCCGAAACTGAGCGGATCATCGCCGTCGGGGTTGTAGGTCCGGTGACCTTTCCGAATGGCGACATCTGCGACTTTCTGGACATCACCTTCCGCTGCAGATACGTCTCCGGCGATGCTCAAGTAAACGATGACGAATCGATCGACGTTGGCTGGTTCGGCCTGGATGAACTGCCTGACATGAGCGAAGGAAACCTTCAAGCCATCAGGCTTGCCACGGAGCCCGAAGGCCCCGTGGCGTACCAGGTGGAGGACTAA
- the glpX gene encoding class II fructose-bisphosphatase: MTQQYSTISPSLAVGTDEPDRNLALELVRVTEAAAIAGGHWVGFGDKNKADGAAVDAMRSFLHTVHFNGVVVIGEGEKDEAPMLFNGEQVGDGTGPECDVAVDPIDGTRLTALGINNALAVLAVAERGSMFDPSAVFYMEKLVTGPEAADMVDLRLPVKQNLHLIAKAKGVKVNQLNVMILDRDRHRPLVEEIREAGARTKFIMDGDVAGAIAAARSGTGVDALMGIGGTPEGIVAACAIKSLGGVIQGRLWPTSDDEKQKAIDAGHDLDRVLSTNDLVTSDNCYFAATGITDGDLLRGVRYSKDRVLTQSIVMRSKSGTVRFVDAEHHASKWETYARKP; this comes from the coding sequence ATGACCCAGCAGTATTCCACGATTTCGCCGTCGCTCGCCGTCGGCACCGACGAACCCGACCGCAACCTGGCGCTGGAACTCGTCCGTGTCACCGAGGCCGCGGCAATTGCCGGTGGCCACTGGGTAGGTTTCGGCGACAAGAACAAGGCAGACGGCGCCGCCGTCGACGCCATGCGTTCGTTCCTTCACACCGTCCACTTCAATGGCGTCGTGGTCATCGGTGAAGGCGAAAAAGACGAAGCCCCCATGTTGTTCAATGGCGAGCAGGTTGGTGACGGCACCGGTCCCGAGTGCGATGTCGCCGTGGACCCCATCGACGGAACCCGCCTGACCGCCCTCGGCATCAACAACGCCCTTGCCGTCCTGGCAGTTGCCGAACGCGGCTCCATGTTCGATCCGTCCGCGGTCTTCTACATGGAAAAGCTCGTCACAGGCCCTGAAGCTGCCGACATGGTGGACCTGCGCCTGCCCGTGAAGCAGAACCTGCACCTGATCGCCAAAGCCAAGGGCGTCAAGGTCAACCAGCTCAACGTCATGATCCTGGACCGCGACCGGCACCGCCCGCTCGTGGAAGAAATCCGCGAAGCCGGTGCACGCACCAAATTCATCATGGACGGCGACGTCGCAGGTGCCATCGCCGCAGCCCGGTCCGGAACCGGCGTCGACGCGCTGATGGGCATCGGTGGAACCCCGGAAGGCATCGTTGCCGCCTGCGCCATCAAGTCCCTCGGCGGTGTTATCCAAGGCCGCCTGTGGCCCACGTCGGACGACGAGAAGCAGAAAGCGATCGACGCCGGACACGACCTCGACCGCGTCCTCTCCACCAACGACCTCGTCACCTCGGACAACTGCTACTTCGCGGCCACCGGCATCACCGACGGCGACCTCCTCCGCGGCGTTCGCTACTCGAAGGACCGCGTACTGACGCAGTCCATCGTGATGCGTTCCAAGTCCGGCACCGTTCGGTTCGTTGATGCTGAGCACCACGCATCCAAGTGGGAGACGTACGCGCGCAAGCCGTAA
- a CDS encoding TetR/AcrR family transcriptional regulator has protein sequence MTNSANIDGGLRERKRAATRSAITAVARSLTAERGLNGYTVEQVCEESDISRRTFFNYFHSKEDAVIGAFSDELPQDAIEDFNHGPVQNADSISSTLLAALYQLTLTIMERSAISRSEVHQLIAAIKAEPQLLGRMTLEGEARERQFAELIADREGLSPGHPEIVMAAAVFGAVSKKTAQQFFSEDNVRPYRELLRQNLAAAQKLFAQPLDTTSAETPKDHA, from the coding sequence GTGACCAATAGTGCAAATATCGACGGCGGCCTCCGTGAGCGCAAGCGGGCCGCCACACGTTCGGCGATTACCGCCGTCGCCCGTTCCTTGACCGCAGAACGCGGGCTGAACGGATACACCGTGGAACAGGTCTGCGAAGAATCGGATATCTCGCGGCGAACGTTCTTCAACTACTTCCACTCCAAGGAAGACGCGGTGATCGGGGCCTTCTCGGACGAACTCCCCCAGGACGCCATCGAAGACTTCAATCATGGGCCGGTACAGAACGCAGACAGCATCTCGAGCACTTTGCTCGCCGCCTTGTACCAGCTCACATTGACCATCATGGAGCGTTCGGCAATCAGCCGGTCCGAGGTCCACCAGCTCATCGCCGCCATCAAAGCCGAGCCCCAACTCCTTGGCCGCATGACGCTTGAAGGCGAAGCCCGTGAGCGGCAATTCGCCGAACTCATAGCGGACCGTGAGGGCCTTTCACCCGGGCACCCCGAAATCGTCATGGCAGCAGCCGTCTTCGGAGCTGTCTCAAAGAAGACCGCGCAGCAGTTCTTCTCCGAGGACAACGTCCGCCCCTACCGCGAACTGCTTCGTCAAAACCTCGCAGCAGCCCAAAAACTCTTTGCCCAACCGCTGGACACCACATCTGCAGAAACCCCGAAGGATCACGCATGA
- a CDS encoding class II fumarate hydratase — protein MTSTTEFRIEHDTMGEVRVPVNALYRAQTQRAVENFPISGKTLERTHIEALARVKKAAALANAELGVLDGELAEAIAAAADEVATGKYDGDFPIDVFQTGSGTSSNMNTNEVIAELASRALAAAGSDKVVHPNDHVNASQSSNDVFPTSVHVAATSALINDLIPALEYLAASLDRKAEEFKDVVKSGRTHLMDATPVMLGQEFGGYAAQVRYGIERINAALPRVAEVPLGGTAVGTGINTPAGFPERVIELLAADTGLPLTEARDHFEAQANRDGLIEGSSQLRNIAISFMKINNDLRWMGSGPNTGLGEIAIPDLQPGSSIMPGKVNPVICEASIMVCAQVIGNDTAIAWSGTNGAFELNVGIPVMAANLLESVRLLANTSRVMADKMIDGITANVERARFLAEASPSIVTPLNKFIGYENAAKIAKIAVKEGLTIRQATEKLGFVGEGEGKVTEAELDKALDVTTMTSPAHKN, from the coding sequence ATGACTTCCACCACTGAGTTCCGTATTGAACATGACACGATGGGCGAAGTTCGCGTCCCCGTGAACGCCCTGTACCGCGCCCAGACGCAGCGTGCTGTGGAGAACTTCCCCATCTCCGGCAAGACGCTTGAGCGCACTCACATCGAAGCCCTTGCACGCGTCAAGAAGGCCGCTGCACTGGCGAACGCCGAACTGGGGGTGCTCGATGGTGAGCTCGCCGAGGCCATCGCCGCAGCTGCCGATGAGGTGGCAACGGGCAAGTACGACGGCGACTTCCCGATTGACGTCTTCCAGACCGGCTCGGGCACTTCCTCCAACATGAACACCAACGAGGTCATCGCAGAGCTCGCTTCACGTGCCCTCGCAGCTGCGGGCAGCGACAAAGTGGTCCACCCCAACGACCACGTGAACGCTTCGCAGTCCTCCAACGACGTGTTCCCCACATCCGTCCACGTTGCCGCCACCTCGGCCCTGATCAATGACCTGATCCCCGCCCTGGAATACCTGGCAGCATCCTTGGACCGTAAGGCCGAGGAGTTCAAGGACGTCGTCAAGTCCGGCCGCACGCACCTCATGGATGCCACGCCGGTGATGCTCGGCCAGGAGTTCGGTGGCTACGCCGCCCAGGTCCGTTACGGCATTGAGCGCATCAACGCAGCACTCCCCCGCGTCGCGGAGGTCCCCCTTGGTGGCACGGCTGTTGGCACCGGCATCAACACTCCTGCCGGCTTCCCGGAGCGCGTCATCGAACTGCTCGCAGCCGACACCGGGCTGCCGCTGACCGAGGCCCGCGACCACTTCGAAGCTCAGGCAAACCGCGACGGCCTCATCGAGGGTTCCAGCCAGCTGCGCAACATCGCGATCTCCTTCATGAAGATCAACAACGACCTCCGCTGGATGGGCTCCGGCCCCAACACGGGCCTGGGCGAAATCGCCATCCCGGACCTTCAGCCGGGCTCCTCGATCATGCCGGGCAAGGTCAACCCCGTCATCTGCGAAGCCTCCATCATGGTGTGCGCGCAGGTTATCGGCAACGACACCGCGATCGCCTGGTCCGGGACCAACGGCGCCTTCGAATTGAACGTCGGCATCCCTGTCATGGCCGCCAATCTGTTGGAGTCCGTCCGCCTGCTGGCCAACACCAGCCGCGTCATGGCCGACAAGATGATCGATGGCATCACCGCCAACGTTGAGCGCGCCCGCTTCCTGGCCGAGGCTTCCCCCTCGATCGTGACCCCGTTGAACAAGTTCATCGGCTACGAGAACGCCGCGAAGATCGCGAAGATTGCCGTCAAGGAGGGCCTGACCATCCGCCAGGCCACAGAGAAGCTTGGCTTCGTCGGCGAGGGCGAAGGCAAGGTCACCGAGGCAGAGCTCGACAAGGCTCTCGACGTCACCACCATGACGTCCCCGGCTCACAAGAACTAA
- a CDS encoding hemolysin III family protein, which translates to MAELLTIKPAWRGWIHAVAAPFALAAGIVLVSLAPTADRKITSTIYAVTGVLLFGVSAVYHRGNWSPKTRLVLKRLDHTNIMLVIAGSYTPLAWSLLERSQAVTLLWIIWSAAIAGVLFRVLWTDAPRWLYVPIYIALGCGALFYLPQFFTANAASATLICVGGALYIAGAVFYAIKKPNFSVQHFGFHELFHAFTVLAFAAHFIAIMMAVLS; encoded by the coding sequence ATGGCCGAGCTGCTCACTATCAAGCCCGCATGGCGCGGTTGGATCCACGCCGTCGCCGCCCCTTTCGCCCTCGCGGCCGGAATCGTCCTGGTGTCACTTGCCCCCACAGCCGACCGAAAGATCACCTCCACGATCTATGCGGTAACGGGCGTCCTTCTTTTCGGCGTCAGCGCCGTTTACCACCGCGGAAATTGGTCCCCGAAGACCCGGCTGGTGCTCAAGCGCCTGGACCACACCAACATCATGCTGGTGATCGCCGGAAGCTATACGCCGCTGGCTTGGTCGCTTCTGGAGCGTTCCCAGGCCGTCACGTTGCTGTGGATTATCTGGTCCGCGGCCATTGCCGGCGTGCTGTTCCGGGTTCTCTGGACCGACGCCCCGCGTTGGTTATACGTCCCGATTTATATTGCGCTGGGCTGCGGGGCGCTCTTTTACCTTCCGCAGTTCTTCACAGCGAATGCCGCCTCTGCCACGCTCATTTGCGTGGGCGGCGCCCTCTACATAGCAGGCGCGGTCTTCTATGCCATCAAGAAGCCAAATTTCAGCGTTCAACACTTCGGGTTTCACGAACTCTTCCATGCCTTCACCGTCTTGGCGTTCGCGGCCCACTTCATCGCCATCATGATGGCTGTCCTCAGCTAG
- a CDS encoding MDR family MFS transporter, producing MSTLSKAAEPLLLTQKRIWIIFSALIAGMLLSSLDQTIVSTAMPTIVGKLGGVEHQAWITTAYLLATTIVMPIYGKFGDILGRRNLFLVAIALFTLASVGCAFATDFWGFVIFRAIQGLGGGGLMILSQAIIADVVPAKERGKYMGPLGAIFGLSAVAGPLLGGFFVDHLTWEWAFYINIPIGIAAFITAWFALTLPNKKAEKKIDILGVLFLSAATTCLIFFTDFGGKKDEGWDSPLTWAFGAGMVLAAFAFVMVERRAEDPIIPLSLFKNPIFINATAIGFTLGLGMFAAIAFVPTFLQMSSGTSAAESGLLMVPMMVGLMGTSIYSGIRISKTGKYKMYPILGASLTIAAMLWLTTLTAETPIWVICVQLFIFGAGLGLIMQVIVLVVQNSVPADQIGTATSTNNYFREVGASLGVAVFGSIFTNRLAESLTNAFTGAGASAEQASQSTSTLDPQALAQLPEQLRDAIVNAYANSLAPVFWYLVPFIAIALLLAITLKQIPLSDTAGMVARGEAIGGAEAERLEAERLEAAVASAEGQDPRRAPADASAK from the coding sequence ATGAGTACCCTTTCCAAGGCAGCCGAGCCGCTGCTGTTGACCCAGAAAAGGATCTGGATCATTTTCTCGGCGCTGATCGCAGGCATGCTCCTGTCCAGCCTCGACCAAACCATCGTTTCCACTGCAATGCCCACCATTGTGGGCAAGCTGGGCGGGGTGGAGCACCAGGCCTGGATCACGACGGCCTACCTTCTGGCCACCACCATCGTCATGCCGATCTACGGCAAGTTCGGTGACATCTTGGGCCGGCGCAACCTGTTCCTCGTAGCCATCGCCTTGTTTACGCTCGCGTCCGTGGGTTGTGCGTTCGCCACGGATTTCTGGGGCTTCGTGATCTTCCGCGCCATCCAGGGCCTCGGCGGCGGTGGCTTGATGATTCTCTCGCAGGCCATCATTGCTGACGTCGTCCCGGCTAAAGAGCGCGGCAAATACATGGGTCCTTTGGGCGCTATCTTTGGCCTGTCAGCCGTGGCTGGTCCGCTGCTGGGCGGATTCTTCGTTGATCACCTGACCTGGGAATGGGCCTTCTACATCAACATCCCCATCGGCATCGCAGCCTTTATCACGGCATGGTTCGCCCTGACGTTGCCGAACAAGAAGGCTGAGAAGAAGATCGACATCCTGGGTGTCCTCTTCCTTTCCGCAGCCACCACCTGCCTCATCTTCTTCACCGATTTCGGCGGCAAGAAGGATGAAGGCTGGGATTCCCCACTCACGTGGGCTTTCGGAGCAGGTATGGTTCTGGCGGCATTTGCCTTCGTGATGGTTGAACGGCGCGCCGAGGACCCCATCATTCCACTGAGCCTGTTCAAGAACCCCATCTTCATCAACGCAACGGCCATTGGCTTCACGCTGGGCCTGGGAATGTTCGCGGCGATCGCCTTCGTACCTACCTTCCTGCAGATGTCCTCCGGGACCTCCGCCGCAGAGTCCGGTCTGCTCATGGTGCCGATGATGGTTGGCCTGATGGGAACGTCCATCTACTCCGGCATCCGCATCTCCAAGACCGGCAAGTATAAGATGTACCCGATCCTTGGTGCCTCACTGACCATCGCGGCCATGTTGTGGCTGACCACCCTGACGGCTGAAACTCCGATCTGGGTCATCTGTGTCCAGCTCTTCATCTTCGGCGCAGGCCTTGGCCTGATCATGCAGGTGATCGTCCTGGTGGTCCAGAATTCCGTTCCGGCAGACCAGATTGGCACGGCCACCAGCACCAACAACTACTTCCGCGAGGTGGGTGCGTCGTTGGGTGTCGCCGTGTTCGGTTCCATCTTCACCAACCGCCTTGCTGAATCCTTGACCAACGCTTTTACCGGGGCAGGTGCATCTGCCGAGCAGGCCTCGCAGTCCACCAGCACGCTGGATCCACAGGCCTTGGCCCAACTGCCTGAGCAGCTTCGGGATGCGATCGTCAACGCCTACGCCAACTCGCTGGCGCCCGTGTTCTGGTACTTGGTTCCGTTCATCGCCATCGCATTGTTGCTGGCCATCACGCTCAAGCAGATCCCTCTCTCGGACACTGCCGGCATGGTGGCGCGGGGCGAGGCCATCGGAGGTGCAGAGGCTGAACGCCTCGAAGCCGAACGCCTGGAAGCGGCTGTGGCCTCTGCCGAGGGACAAGACCCCCGGCGGGCACCGGCTGACGCAAGCGCCAAATAG
- a CDS encoding GNAT family protein: protein MTTLAEIWPPFGLTLTTPRLTLRPVLDADIPAAVAAARSGVHEPGKSPFSTPWAELPDDELAPNMAQWYWRCRAGFTSDSWTLLLGVWHNEDLLGVQDIGAKNFNTLKTVSTGSWLKQSAQGQGFGKEMRAAVVSYAFDYLEAEVAESEAASWNKQSLGVSLSLGYELNGLVRDGWGDKVEEVQRVRLTPETFNRPNWTLKAQGHEELKTYLGL, encoded by the coding sequence ATGACCACGCTCGCGGAAATCTGGCCGCCCTTCGGACTCACGCTCACGACTCCCCGACTGACCCTCCGTCCAGTTCTCGACGCCGATATCCCGGCTGCCGTCGCTGCAGCCCGTTCCGGCGTCCACGAGCCCGGCAAGAGCCCGTTCAGCACCCCGTGGGCAGAACTCCCGGACGACGAGCTCGCACCCAACATGGCCCAGTGGTACTGGCGCTGCAGGGCCGGATTCACGTCTGACTCCTGGACACTTCTCCTCGGGGTCTGGCACAACGAGGACCTCCTGGGTGTCCAGGACATCGGCGCCAAGAACTTCAACACCCTCAAAACAGTCAGCACGGGCTCTTGGCTCAAGCAGTCCGCGCAAGGGCAAGGCTTCGGCAAGGAGATGCGTGCCGCCGTCGTGAGCTATGCGTTCGACTATCTGGAGGCGGAAGTGGCCGAGTCCGAAGCGGCCTCATGGAACAAGCAATCCCTGGGCGTCTCCCTGAGCCTCGGCTACGAACTCAACGGCCTCGTCCGCGATGGTTGGGGCGACAAAGTCGAAGAAGTCCAAAGAGTCCGCCTCACCCCGGAAACCTTCAACCGCCCCAACTGGACCCTCAAAGCCCAAGGCCACGAAGAGCTGAAAACATACCTGGGGCTGTGA
- a CDS encoding A24 family peptidase, with the protein MIRRLADLWDASPLGFWLVVLACAYFVVMAVRLTIIDVRSHLLPNRIVFPSYAVGGVLLLAAAVLVFVGGPDAGPDASMFGIPGLGVLAGGGVLWLFYFLLRLVYPPGMGFGDVKLAGVLGLYLGYLGWTHVFAGTFAAFLLGGLWSLVILVSRRGTLGSAIPFGPFMLAGALVSMVLLPA; encoded by the coding sequence GTGATCCGACGACTCGCCGACCTCTGGGACGCCAGCCCACTGGGCTTCTGGCTGGTGGTTCTTGCCTGCGCGTACTTCGTAGTGATGGCGGTGCGCCTGACCATCATTGATGTCCGGAGCCATCTACTGCCGAACCGGATCGTCTTTCCCTCCTATGCGGTGGGTGGCGTCCTATTGTTGGCCGCTGCAGTGCTGGTGTTCGTTGGCGGCCCGGACGCTGGGCCGGATGCCTCGATGTTCGGTATCCCTGGACTCGGAGTGCTGGCCGGTGGCGGCGTGCTGTGGCTGTTCTACTTCCTGCTTCGCCTGGTCTATCCACCTGGTATGGGGTTCGGGGACGTGAAGCTGGCCGGGGTGCTTGGACTCTACCTCGGCTACCTTGGGTGGACCCATGTCTTCGCGGGCACCTTCGCTGCCTTTCTGCTCGGCGGATTGTGGAGCCTGGTGATCCTCGTGTCCAGGCGCGGCACGCTGGGTTCAGCCATCCCGTTCGGACCCTTCATGCTGGCAGGAGCCCTCGTGAGCATGGTGCTTTTACCTGCTTGA
- a CDS encoding DUF4245 domain-containing protein — protein sequence MSETQDKPAAGNQPKAAEATPNSAPDAMDAPYKPVIPAKAAKRANASVIGMIIALVLCVLAFLPIVLMNPAPKGEGFRPAVDVASIARNAADVAGFTPVTPETGDTFKPNYARWESGTGTGVPTWEVGYLTPKEAFIGLTQTTKANPTWVLQQTGNMPVTGTRNAGGQDWELHDSGKDKRSMVLNYRGTTIILSGTANLAEFATLAAAVVKSADQAAAASESAAPSS from the coding sequence GTGAGTGAAACGCAGGACAAGCCCGCTGCCGGCAACCAGCCCAAGGCCGCAGAGGCAACCCCCAACAGCGCCCCGGATGCCATGGATGCCCCTTATAAACCCGTCATTCCGGCAAAAGCCGCCAAGCGGGCCAATGCCTCTGTCATTGGCATGATCATTGCCCTGGTGCTGTGTGTCCTGGCATTCCTTCCTATTGTGTTGATGAACCCCGCTCCGAAGGGTGAGGGCTTTCGGCCGGCCGTTGACGTTGCTTCCATAGCCCGCAACGCTGCCGATGTGGCGGGATTCACACCTGTCACGCCGGAAACCGGCGACACATTCAAGCCGAATTACGCCCGCTGGGAATCCGGCACGGGAACGGGCGTGCCCACGTGGGAAGTTGGTTACCTGACTCCCAAGGAGGCCTTCATCGGCCTCACCCAGACCACCAAGGCGAATCCCACATGGGTGCTGCAGCAGACCGGCAACATGCCAGTAACCGGCACCCGTAACGCCGGTGGCCAGGATTGGGAGCTCCACGATTCCGGCAAGGACAAGCGCAGCATGGTTCTCAACTACCGCGGAACCACTATCATCCTGAGCGGCACGGCCAACCTTGCAGAGTTCGCCACGCTCGCCGCCGCCGTGGTTAAGTCTGCGGACCAAGCCGCTGCAGCGTCAGAATCTGCAGCGCCGTCCTCATAA
- a CDS encoding carbonic anhydrase produces the protein MPTYLTPALAWRRLQEGNERFVAGESLHPNQDASRRSSLIENQNPFAVIFGCSDSRLAAEIIFDLGLGDAFVVRTAGQVIDDAVLGSLEYSIAELGVPLIVILGHDSCGAVTATKAAVETGEMPAGFIRDLVERITPSVLTSLRNEQEDVNDMVVEHVKQTSARLADSSRVISDAIDEGRVAVVGLSYKLDEGRAALVSGIGKL, from the coding sequence GTGCCTACTTATCTGACTCCCGCCCTTGCCTGGCGCCGCCTCCAAGAGGGCAACGAACGCTTTGTCGCCGGCGAATCCCTGCACCCCAACCAGGACGCGTCCCGGCGCTCGTCACTCATCGAGAACCAGAACCCCTTCGCCGTCATCTTTGGCTGCTCCGACTCCCGTCTCGCCGCAGAGATCATCTTCGATCTCGGCTTGGGCGACGCCTTTGTGGTGCGTACTGCCGGCCAGGTGATCGACGACGCCGTCCTCGGTTCCCTTGAGTACAGCATTGCCGAGCTCGGCGTTCCGTTGATAGTCATCCTTGGCCACGACAGCTGCGGAGCCGTGACGGCTACCAAGGCCGCCGTGGAAACCGGCGAGATGCCTGCAGGGTTCATCCGCGACCTCGTGGAACGCATCACCCCGTCCGTACTGACCTCCCTGCGCAACGAACAGGAAGACGTGAACGACATGGTGGTGGAGCACGTCAAGCAAACCTCAGCGCGGCTGGCCGACAGCTCGCGTGTGATTTCGGACGCCATCGACGAAGGCCGAGTGGCTGTGGTGGGCTTGTCCTACAAGCTCGATGAAGGCCGTGCGGCCCTCGTTTCCGGGATCGGCAAGCTTTAG
- a CDS encoding isoprenyl transferase: MELPGFLYGYYERQLLRSLKQDRIPRHIGVMVDGNRRWARQFNAPTSQGHQAGADKIHEFLGWCQELGVKVVTLYMLSTDNMNRSGEELDLLMGIIANTMDRLDENEDVSVHAMGAPELLPDYLADRLNKLTARTPVHEKIHVNVAVGYGGRREIVDAVKELLRDAVAKGRTMSDVADELSVDDISRFLYTRGQPDPDLVIRTSGEQRLSGFLMWQSAYSEFYFCEALWPAFRKVDFLRALRDYAGRQRRFGS; encoded by the coding sequence GTGGAGCTGCCCGGTTTCCTCTATGGCTACTACGAGCGCCAACTCCTTCGCTCCCTGAAGCAAGACCGCATCCCCAGGCACATCGGTGTCATGGTGGACGGCAACCGCAGATGGGCCCGCCAATTCAACGCGCCAACCAGTCAGGGACACCAGGCCGGGGCGGACAAAATCCACGAGTTCCTTGGCTGGTGCCAGGAGCTTGGCGTCAAAGTAGTGACGCTGTACATGCTCTCCACGGACAACATGAACCGCTCCGGCGAAGAGCTTGACCTGCTCATGGGCATCATCGCCAACACCATGGACCGGCTGGATGAAAACGAGGACGTCTCTGTGCACGCAATGGGCGCACCAGAGCTTCTCCCGGACTACCTGGCCGATCGCCTGAACAAGCTGACCGCCCGGACCCCGGTCCATGAAAAAATCCATGTGAACGTGGCAGTCGGCTATGGCGGGCGGCGTGAAATCGTCGACGCCGTGAAGGAACTCCTCCGCGATGCGGTCGCCAAAGGGCGGACTATGTCCGACGTCGCAGATGAACTTTCGGTGGACGACATCTCAAGGTTCCTTTACACGCGCGGCCAGCCGGATCCGGACCTTGTCATCCGAACTTCCGGTGAGCAGCGGCTCTCCGGATTCCTGATGTGGCAGAGCGCCTACAGCGAGTTCTACTTCTGCGAAGCCCTCTGGCCGGCGTTCCGCAAGGTTGATTTTCTGCGGGCGCTCCGGGACTATGCCGGACGCCAGCGTCGCTTCGGCTCCTAG